A genomic segment from Perognathus longimembris pacificus isolate PPM17 unplaced genomic scaffold, ASM2315922v1 HiC_scaffold_137, whole genome shotgun sequence encodes:
- the LOC125344510 gene encoding proline-rich protein 23A-like yields MDASTTPCCRPETGGPSPEKLSRKNHPGPPPSLQDPSEVTPWFTPEPAGPSPAKRSRKDPPRPPPSSEDSSKATPAPADTHNALTSLVVLATGCALQVPLGHVDLVLEPPPTSVLTVDLLGHRLVLIPQDLLGPNPQGQPGTSSDGLLLDDLLDTRPEDVVVRQGLCCQPFPDVACQEEVYTEDAEDTEEAQDTEDSDPDFLEPSWSSPEPQDPSPQPGLASAHPSSKQSQHSVCIQPGLPPFEVCPRLTAEASPSVSQPAFKSDQPTKSTGVPYAPSMPCARLEMLVLRPIAFLLLLFG; encoded by the coding sequence ATGGACGCCAGCACCACGCCCTGCTGCCGACCGGAGACTGGGGGACCCAGCCCGGAGAAGCTCAGCCGAAAGAACCACCCGGGGCCGCCACCCAGCCTGCAAGACCCCTCCGAGGTGACACCCTGGTTCACACCAGAGCCTGCGGGACCCAGTCCAGCGAAGCGCAGCCGAAAGGACCCGCCGAGGCCGCCACCCAGCTCCGAAGACTCCTCCAAGGCGACACCGGCCCCCGCAGACACCCACAACGCCCTCACCTCCCTGGTGGTCCTGGCCACTGGGTGCGCCCTGCAGGTGCCCCTAGGCCACGTCGATCTGGTGCTGGAGCCTCCGCCAACCTCGGTCCTCACCGTGGACCTCCTAGGCCACAGGCTCGTTCTCATCCCCCAGGACCTCTTGGGCCCCAACCCCCAAGGGCAGCCCGGGACCTCATCCGATGGCCTACTCCTGGATGATTTGCTGGATACACGGCCTGAGGACGTCGTGGTCCGGCAAGGCCTCTGCTGCCAGCCCTTCCCCGACGTGGCCTGCCAGGAAGAGGTCTATACCGAGGATGCTGAAGACACCGAGGAAGCTCAAGACACTGAGGACTCTGATCCTGACTTCCTGGAGCCAAGTTGGTCCAGCCCTGAGCCTCAAGACCCCAGCCCACAACCTGGTCTTGCCAGTGCCCACCCTTCATCCAAGCAGTCACAACACTCAGTATGTATTCAACCCGGACTTCCACCTTTTGAGGTTTGTCCAAGGCTCACTGCTGaggcctctccctctgtctcccagCCTGCTTTCAAATCTGACCAGCCCACCAAATCTACTGGTGTGCCCTATGCACCGTCCATGCCCTGTGCAAGGCTAGAGATGCTCGTGCTCAGACCTAttgccttcctcctcctactGTTTGGTTGA